In Salmo trutta chromosome 37, fSalTru1.1, whole genome shotgun sequence, the following proteins share a genomic window:
- the LOC115177521 gene encoding E3 ubiquitin-protein ligase UBR5-like isoform X19, translating to MTSIHFVVHPLPGTEDQLNDRLREVSEKLNKYNFNSHPHLNLLEQATLKQCVVGPNHAGFLLEDGRVCRISFAVQPDRLELTKPDGNDGSKLSGSGSGTGRSSRPGRTSDPPWFLSGSDTLGRLAGNTLGSRWSSGVNGGSGGGGGGGGGSSSVGGAGGGGVGGAVSGGGGGSSGRSSTAARDSRRQTRVIRTGRDRGSGLLGSQPQPVIPASVIPEELISQAQVVLQGKSRSVIIRELQRTNLDVNLAVNNLLSRDDEDGDDGDDTASESYLPGEDLMSLLDADIHSAHPSVIIDADAMFSEDISYFGYPSFRRSSLSRLGSSRVLLLPLERDSELLRERESVLRLRERRWLDGASFDTERGSTSREGEPSLDKKNIPVQSPVSLGEELQWWPDKDGVKFVSIGSLFSELVAVSSKGELYQWKWSEPEPYRNTQNPSIRHPRVSFLGLTNEKITLLSANSIRATVATETNKVATWMDDTLSSVASKLEHSAQAYPELQGERIMSLHCCALYTCAQLESSLYWWGVVPFSQRKKMLEKARAKNKKPKSSAGISSIPNITVGTQVCLRNNPLYHAGAVAFSVNAGIPKVGLLLESVWNMNDSCRFQLRSPESLKNMDKTTKTQEIKTESKPELVKTEMGPPPSPASTCSDTSSIASSASLPYKRRRSTPAPKEEEKVNEEQWPLREVVFVEDVKNVPVGKVLKVDGAYVAVKFPGTSSSVSTQPSQTSAPAPITDSDPSSLLQDCRLLRIDELQVVKTGGTPKVPDCFQRTPKKLCIPEKAEILAVNVDSKGVHAVLKTGNWVRYCIFDLATGKAEQENNFPTSNLAFLGQSERNVAIFTAGQDSPVILRDGNGTIYPMAKDCMGGIRDPEWLDLPPIASLGMGVHSLANLPTNSTIKKKAAIIILAVEKQTLMQHVLRCDFEACRQYLVNLEQAVLLEQSPHVLHSFLGHRCDGNRNILHACVSVCFPVSNKETKEEEEAERSERNTFAERLSAVEAIANAISVVSSNSSGNRTGSSSSRGLRLREMMRRSLRAAGLGRHESGPSSSDHQDPVSPPIAPPSWVPDPPPMDPDGDIDFILAPAVGSLTTASTGTSQGPSTSTIPGPSSEPSVVESKDRKANAHLILKLMCDSMVLRPHLRELLSAKDARGMTPFMLAVSGRAYPAAITVLEAAQKMAKGDPGMTEKVDADSLFMEMICPSGTNPDDSPLYVLCCNDTCSFTWTGAEHINQDIFECRTCGLLESLCCCTECARVCHKGHDCKLKRTSPTAYCDCWEKCKCKTLIAGQKAARLDLLYRLLTTTNLVTSPNSRGEHILLFLVQTVARQSVEHCQYRPPRIREDRNRKAANAEDSDMPDHDLEPPRFAQLALERVLQDWNALKSMIMFGSQENKDPLSASSRIAHLLPEEQVYLNQQSGTIRLDCFTHCLIVKCAPDITFIDTLLGTLVKELQNKYTPGRREEAIVVTRRFLRSVARVFVILSVEMASSKKKNNFIPQPIGKCRRVFQALLPYAVEELCNVAESLIVPVRMGIARPTAPFTLASTSIDAVQGSEELFSVEPLPPRPSPDQSSNSSQTASSYIIRNPQPRRSSQSQPVRGRDEEQDDIVSADVEEVEVVEGVAGEEDHHEDQEEQGEQGEENAEAEGQHDEHDEDGSDMELDLLAAAETESDSESNHSNQDNASGRRSVVTAATAGSEAGASSVPAFFSEDDSQSNDSSDSDSSSSQSDDVDQETFLLDEPLERTTTASHVNSAAQAPRSMQWAVRNTPSQRATGSAPSSSSTPAASSTGLIYIDPSNLRRSSAISTSAAAAAAALEASNSSSYLTSASSLARAYSIVIRQISDLMSLIPKYNHLVYSQYPAAVKLTYQDAVNLQNFVEEKLIPTWNWMVSIMDSTEAQLRYGSALSSAGDPGHPSHPLHASQHSARRERMTAREEASLRTLEGRRRAATLLTVRQGMMSARGDFLNYALSLMRSHNDEHSDVLPVLDVCSLKHVAYVFQALIYWIKAMNQQTTLDTTQMDRKRSREILELGLDNEDSEHENDEDTNQSSTLQDKEDDPVPAETGQNHPFFRRSDSMTFLGCIPPNPFEVPLAEAIPLADQPHLLQPNARKEDLFGRPSQGLYSSSYTASKGLAEATLDRSCLEVNMGSSQILPTKMSYSANLKNVMSMETSQRGREDQPMDQELVAPKPGPSPHDLAAQLKSSLLAEIGLTESDGPPLPSFRPHCSFMGMVISHDMLLGRWRLSLELFGRVFMEDVGAEPGSILTELGGFEVKESKFRREMEKLRNLQSRDLALEVDRDRDQLIQQTMRQLNTHFGRRCTTTPMAVHRVKVTFKDEPGEGSGVARSFYTAIALAFLSNDKLPNLDCVQSVSKGMQASSTCHHDYNSSMTLNLMQRLRNRDRERERRSGGLRAGSRRDRDRDSRRQLSIDTRPFRPASEGNPSDEPDPLPAHRQALGERLYPRVHTMQPAFASKITGMLLELSPAQLLLLLASEDSLRARVEEAMELLIAHGRENGADSILDLGLLEAPEKAQQENRKRHGSTRSVVDMELDDPEDGDDNAPLFYQPGKRGFYSPRPGKNTEARLNCFRNIGRILGLCLLQNELCPITLNRHVIKVLLGRKVNWHDFAFFDPVMYESLRQLIRHSQAGEAEAVFAAMDLAFAIDLCKEEGAGQVELLSGGVNMPVTPLNVYEYVRKYAEHRMLVVAEQPLHAMRKGLLDVLPKNALEDLTAEDFRLLVNGCGEVNVQMLISFTSFNDESGENADKLLQFKRWFWSIVEKMSMTERQDLVYFWTSSPSLPASEEGFQPMPSITIRPPDDQHLPTANTCISRLYVPLYSSKQILKQKLLLAIKTKNFGFV from the exons ACTTCGTGAAGTGTCGGAGAAACTCAACAAATACAACTTTAACAG TCATCCACACCTCAACCTGCTGGAGCAGGCCACCTTAAAACAGTGTGTAGTTGGCCCAAACCATGCTGGCTTTCTGCTTGAG GATGGACGTGTGTGTCGGATCAGCTTTGCTGTCCAGCCAGATCGTCTGGAGCTGACCAAACCAGATGGCAACGATGG TTCAAAGTTGAGTGGCAGTGGTTCAGGGACAGGAAGGAGCTCCAGGCCAGGCAGGACTAGTGATCCTCCCTGGTTCCTGTCTGGCTCTGACACACTGGGCAGACTGGCAGGCAACACCCTTGG GAGTCGCTGGAGCTCCGGGGTGAACGGTGGatcaggtggaggaggaggaggtggtggtggcagcagcagtgTAGGAGGTGCAGGGGGAGGAGGTGTAGGAGGAGCTGtcagtggaggtggtggaggctCCTCTGGGAGGTCGTCTACAGCTGCCAGGGACTCAAGACGTCAGACCAGGGTGATCCGCACAGGGAGGGACCGGGGCTCTGGTCTCCTGGGTAGCCAGCCCCAGCCTGTCATCCCTGCCTCGGTCATCCCAGAGGAACTAATCTCCCAG GCTCAGGTGGTCCTCCAGGGGAAGTCTAGGAGTGTGATCATCCGGGAGCTCCAGAGGACCAACCTGGATGTCAACCTGGCCGTCAACAACCTACTGAGCAGAGACGATGAGGACGGTGACGATGGTGATGACACAGCCAGCGAGTCCTACCTCCCTGGAG AGGACCTGATGTCCTTGCTGGACGCTGACATCCACTCAGCCCACCCCAGTGTCATCATCGATGCTGACGCCATGTTCTCTGAGGACATCAGCTACTTCGGCTACCCTTCCTTCAGACGCTCCTCCCTGTCCCGCCTGGGCTCCTCGCGAG TTCTCCTTCTTCCCTTAGAGCGTGACTCAGAGCTGTTGCGTGAGCGCGAGTCTGTGTTGAGGTTGCGGGAGCGGAGGTGGCTGGATGGGGCCTCATTTGACACGGAGAGGGGCTCCACCAGCCGCGAGGGGGAGCCCAGCCTGGACAAGAAGAACATCCCCGTccagagccctgtctctctgggcgAGGAGCTGCAATGGTGGCCTGACAAG GATGGTGTGAAGTTTGTGAGCATCGGGTCCTTGTTCTCTGAGCTGGTGGCAGTGAGCTCTAAGGGGGAACTCTACCAGTGGAAGTGGAGTGAACCAGaaccatacagaaacacacag AACCCTTCTATCCGCCACCCCCGGGTGTCCTTCCTGGGCCTGACCAATGAGAAGATCACCCTGCTGTCTGCTAACAGCATCAGAGCCACCGTGGCCACGGAGACCAACAAGGTGGCAACCTGGATGGATGACACACTGAGCAGCGTGGCATCCAAGCTGGAACACAGTGCCCAGGCCTACCCTGAGCTGCAGGGAGAGCGCATCATGTCTCTGCACTGCTGTGCCCTCTACACCTGCGCCCAGCTGGAGAGCAGCCTGTACTGGTG GGGTGTTGTGCCTTTTAGTCAACGGAAAAAGATGCTTGAAAAGGCTAGAGCCAAGAACAAGAAGCCAAAGTCCAGTGCCGGCATCTCCTCAATACCCAACATCACCGTGGGAACGCAG GTGTGCCTGAGGAATAACCCCCTCTACCACGCCGGTGCCGTTGCCTTTTCTGTCAACGCTGGGATCCCCAAGGTGGGACTCCTCCTCGAGTCTGTCTGGAACATGAACGACAGCTGCAGGTTCCAGCTGCGGTCACCAGAGAGCCTCAAGAACATGGACAAGACCACCAAGACCCAGGAGATCAA AACGGAGAGCAAGCCGGAGTTGGTAAAGACAGAGATGGGGCCCCCTCCTTCCCCAGCCTCCACCTGCAGTGACACCTCCTCCATCGCTAGCAGTGCCTCGCTGCCCTACA AACGAAGACGCTCGACCCCGGCTCccaaagaggaggagaaggtgaaCGAGGAGCAGTGGCCTCTTCGGGAAGTGGTGTTTGTGGAGGATGTTAAAAATGTCCCTGTGGGAAAG GTGCTGAAAGTGGACGGTGCGTATGTAGCTGTGAAGTTTCCAGGAACGTCAAGCAGCGTGAGCACACAGCCGAGTCAGACTAGTGCTCCAGCTCCCATCACTGACTCTGACCCCTCCTCACTGCTGCAGGACTGTAGGCTGCTCAGAATAGATGAGTTACAG GTGGTGAAAACTGGTGGAACTCCTAAAGTTCCAGATTGCTTCCAGCGTACACCTAAAAAACTCTGCATCCCAGAGAAGGCTGAGATTCTGGCTGTGAATGTTGACTCCAAAG GAGTCCACGCAGTGCTGAAGACTGGTAACTGGGTGAGGTACTGTATCTTTGACCTGGCCACAGGCAAAGCAGAGCAGGAGAATAACTTCCCCACCAGTAACCTGGCCTTCCTGGGCCAGAGTGAACGCAATGTAGCAATCTTCACCGCAGGACAG GATTCCCCAGTCATCCTTCGGGATGGAAATGGCACAATTTACCCAATGGCCAAAGACTGTATGGGCGGCATCCGAGACCCTGAGTGGCTGGACCTGCCGCCCATCGCCAGCCTGGGCATGGGGGTGCACTCCCTGGCCAACCTCCCCACCAACTCAACCATCAAGAAAAAAGCTGCTATTATCATATTGGCTGTGGAG AAGCAGACGTTGATGCAGCACGTGCTGCGTTGTGACTTTGAGGCCTGTCGTCAGTACCTGGTGAACCTGGAGCAGGCTGTACTCCTGGAGCAGAGTCCCCACGTCCTCCACTCCTTTCTGGGCCACCGCTGCGACGGCAACCGCAACATCCTCCACGCctgtgtctcagtctgcttccccGTCAGCAACAAGGAGACCAAGGAGGAGGAAG AAGCTGAACGGTCTGAGAGGAATACATTTGCAGAGAGACTGTCAGCAGTGGAGGCCATCGCCAATGCTATATCTGTGGtgtctagcaacagctctgggaACAGGACCGGCTCTTCTAGCAGCAGAGG GCTGCGTCTGAGGGAGATGATGAGGCGCTCTCTGAGAGCAGCGGGTCTTGGCCGTCACGAGTCCGGCCCCTCCTCCAGCGACCACCAGGACCCAGTTTCCCCACCCATCGCCCCTCCCAGCTGGGTGCCCGACCCCCCTCCCATGGACCCAGACGGTGACATAGACTTCATCCTGGCCCCTGCAGTGGGATCTCTCACCACAGCCTCAACAGGGACCAGCCAGGGCCCCAGCACATCCACTATACCAG GCCCCTCCTCTGAGCCTTCGGTGGTGGAGTCTAAAGACCGCAAGGCCAACGCCCACCTCATCCTCAAACTGATGTGTGACAGCATGGTTCTCAGGCCACACCTTCGCGAGCTGCTCTCTGCCAA GGATGCCCGTGGAATGACCCCATTCATGCTGGCAGTCAGCGGGAGAGCTTACCCAGCTGCCATTACTGTTCTGGAGGCTGCGCAGAAAATGGCCAAGG GAGACCCCGGCATGACTGAGAAGGTGGATGCAGACTCTTTGTTCATGGAGATGATTTGTCCCTCGGGGACCAACCCTGACGACTCTCCTCTCTACGTCCTCTGCTGCAACGACACCTGCAGCTTCACCTGGACAGGAGCTGAACACATCAACCAg GATATCTTTGAGTGCCGGACCTGCGGCTTGTTGGAGTCTCTCTGCTGCTGCACTGAGTGCGCCAGGGTGTGTCACAAAGGACACGACTGCAA ACTCAAGAGGACCTCTCCCACTGCGTACTGTGACTGCTGGGAGAAGTGTAAATGTAAGACGCTGATTGCTGGACAGAAAGCTGCTCGCCTGGACCTGCTGTACAGACTACTCACCACCACTAACCTGGTCACCAGTCCAAACAGCcg GGGGGAGCATATCCTTCTGTTCCTGGTGCAGACTGTTGCTAGGCAGAGTGTGGAGCACTGCCAGTACCGACCCCCTCgcatcagagaggacaggaacCGCAAGGCTGCCAATGCTGAAG ACTCTGACATGCCGGACCATGACCTGGAACCTCCACGCTTCGCCCAGCTGGCCCTGGAGAGGGTGCTGCAGGACTGGAATGCTCTCAAGTCCATGATAATGTTCGGATCCCAGGAGAATAAAGACCC gctgAGTGCCAGCAGCCGTATCGCCCATCTCCTTCCAGAGGAGCAGGTGTACCTGAACCAGCAGAGTGGCACCATCCGCCTGGACTGCTTCACACACTGCCTCATTGTCAAGTGTGCCCCTGACATTACA TTTATTGACACCCTGCTGGGGACCTTGGTGAAGGAGCTGCAGAACAAGTACACTCCTGGCCGGAGAGAGGAGGCCATCGTCGTCACCAGGAGGTTCCTGCGCTCCGTGGCCAGGGTGTTTGTCATCCTCAGCGTCGAGATGGCCTCATCCAAAAAGAAAAA TAACTTCATCCCCCAGCCCATTGGGAAGTGCAGGCGTGTGTTCCAGGCCCTGCTGCCCTATGCGGTGGAGGAGCTGTGCAACGTGGCAGAGTCCCTCATCGTGCCTGTGAGGATGGGCATCGCCCGGCCCACCGCCCCCTTCACCCTGGCCAGCACCAGCATCGACGCCGTGCAGGGCAGCGAGGAACTCTTCTCTGTGGAACCCTTGCCACCGAGACCCTCCCCAGACCAGTCCAGCAA TTCTAGTCAGACTGCATCGTCCTACATCATCAGGAACCCCCAGCCTCGCCGCAGCAGCCAGTCCCAGCCGGTCAGAGGGAGAGACGAGGAGCAGGATGACATTGTGTCTGCTGATGTTGAAGAG GTGGAGGTTGTCGAGGGCGTTGCTGGGGAGGAGGATCACCATGAAGACCAGGaggaacagggagaacagggagaggagaacGCTGAGGCAGAGGGACAGCATGATGAACATGATGAGGATG GAAGCGACATGGAGTTGGATCTGCTGGCTGCCGCAGAGACCGAGAGTGACAGCGAGAGTAACCATAGCAACCAGGACAATGCCAGCGGGCGGAGGAGTGTTGTCACCGCAGCAACTGCTGGCTCCGAAGCAG gTGCCAGCAGTGTCCCTGCCTTCTTTTCAGAGGACGACTCCCAGTCCAACGACTCGAGCGACTcggacagcagcagcagccagaGCGACGACGTGGACCAGGAGACCTTCCTATTGGACGAGCCCTTGGAGAGGACCACCACCGCCTCGCACGTCAACAGTGCTGCCCAGGCGCCGCGCTCCATGCAGTGGGCTGTACGCAACACCCCCAGCCAGAGAGCCACGGGCAGCGCCCCCTCCAGCTCCTCCACCCCCGCTG CGAGCTCCACAGGTCTGATCTACATCGACCCGTCCAACCTGCGGCGCAGCAGTGCCATCAGCACCAGCGCGGCTGCTGCGGCTGCAGCTCTGGAGGCCTCCAACTCGTCCAGCTACCTGACGTCAGCCTCCAGCTTAGCCCGGGCCTACAGCATCGTCATCAGACAGATCTCTGACCTGATGAGCCTCATTCCCAAGTACAACCACCTGGTCTACTCCCAGTACCCTGCTGCAGTCAAACTCACCTACCAGGACGCTGTCAACCTGCAG AACTTTGTTGAGGAGAAGCTGATCCCTACGTGGAACTGGATGGTGTCCATCATGGACTCTACAGAGGCTCAGCTGCGTTACGGCTCGGCCCTGTCCTCAGCTGGCGACCCCGGACACCCATCCCACCCCCTCCACGCCTCGCAGCACTCTGCCCGCAGGGAGCGCATGACTGCCCGCGAGGAAGCCAGCCTCCGCACCTTGGAGGGACGGAG GCGTGCGGCCACTCTGCTGACAGTGCGTCAGGGGATGATGTCTGCGCGGGGTGACTTCCTGAACTACGCCCTGTCTCTGATGCGTTCTCATAATGACGAGCACTCTGACGTTCTGCCTGTGCTGGATGTGTGTTCTCTCAAACACGTGGCCTACGTCTTCCAGGCCCTCATCTACTGGATCAAAGCCATGAACCAGCAGACAACTCTGGACACAACACAGATGGACCGCAAGAG GAGCCGTGAGATTCTGGAACTGGGACTGGACAATGAAGATTCTGAACATGAGAATGATGAGGACACCAATCAAA gctCCACACTCCAGGATAAGGAGGATGACCCGGTCCCCGCTGAGACGGGACAGAACCACCCGTTCTTCCGGCGCTCTGACTCCATGACCTTCCTGGGCTGTATCCCCCCCAACCCCTTCGAGGTCCCCCTGGCGGAGGCCATCCCCCTGGCAGACCAGCCTCACCTCCTGCAG CCCAATGCAAGGAAGGAGGATCTGTTTGGCCGTCCTAGTCAGGGCCTGTACTCGTCCTCGTACACAGCAAGCAAAGGCCTGGCCGAGGCCACCCTGGACCGCAGCTGCCTGGAGGTTAACATGGGCTCCTCTCAG ATCCTACCCACCAAGATGTCCTACTCAGCCAACCTGAAGAACGTGATGAGTATGGAGACTAGTCAGCGCGGCAGAGAGGACCAGCCCATGGACCAGGAGCTAGTGGCTCCAAAGCCAGGCCCCTCACCCCACGACCTAGCTGCCCAGCTGAAGAGCAGCCTGCTGGCTGAAATAGGCCTCACTGAGAGCGATGGACCCCCGCTCCCTTCCTTTAG aCCCCACTGTAGTTTCATGGGGATGGTGATCTCCCATGACATGCTGCTGGGCCGCTGGCGTCTGTCTCTGGAGCTGTTCGGACGCGTCTTCATGGAGGACGTTGGAGCAGAGCCCGGATCG ATCCTGACCGAGCTGGGGGGTTTTGAGGTGAAGGAGTCTAAGTTCCGCCGGGAGATGGAGAAACTCCGTAACCTCCAGTCTCGTGACCTGGCCCTGGAGGTGGACCGTGACCGTGACCAGCTGATCCAGCAGACTATGAGGCAGCTCAATACCCACTTTGGCCGGCGCTGCACCACCACACCCATGGCTGTGCACCGCGTCAAGGTCACCTTCAAGGACGAGCCGGGCGAGGGTAGTGGCGTGGCCCGTAGCTTCTACACGGCCATCGCCCTGGCCTTCCTGTCCAATGACAAGCTGCCCAACCTGGACTGTGTGCAGAGCGTCAGCAAGGGCATGCAGGCCAGCAGTACGTGTCATCACGATTACAACTCAAGTATGACATTGA ATCTGATGCAGCGGCTGAGGAACAGAGACCGGGAGAGGGAGCGGAGGAGTGGAGGGCTCCGAGCTGGCTCTAGGAGAGACCGAGACAG ggactCGAGGAGACAGCTGTCCATTGACACCCGACCCTTCAGGCCAGCCTCGGAGGGGAACCCCAGTGACGAACCTGACCCCCTACCTGCCCACAGACAGGCCCTGGGAGAGAGGCTGTACCCCCGCGTCCACACTATGCAGCCG GCGTTTGCCAGTAAGATCACAGGGATGCTGCTGGAACTCTCCCCAGCCCAGCTGCTGTTGCTCCTGGCCAGTGAGGACTCTCTCAGGGCCAGGGTGGAGGAGGCCATGGAGCTGCTCATTGCACATGGAAG gGAAAATGGCGCTGACAGCATACTGGACCTGGGTCTCCTAGAGGCTCCTGAGAAAGCACAG CAGGAGAACCGTAAGCGTCATGGCTCCACCCGCAGTGTGGTGGACATGGAGCTGGACGACCCTGAAGACGGAGATGACAACGCTCCCCTGTTCTACCAGCCTGGGAAGAGAGGCTTCTACTCTCCCCGGCCCGGCAAGAACACGGAGGCCAGGCTCAACTGCTTCAGGAACATCGGCAG AATACTAGGGCTGTGTCTGCTGCAGAATGAGCTCTGTCCAATTACCTTGAACAGACATGTCATCAAGGTGCTGCTCGGCAGAAAG gTGAATTGGCATGACTTTGCCTTTTTTGACCCGGTAATGTACGAGAGCCTGCGACAGTTGATCCGTCACTCTCAGGCTGGAGAGGCGGAGGCTGTGTTTGCAGCCATGGACCTGGCCTTCGCCATAGACCTGTGTAAGGAGGAAGGGGCTGGACAG GTGGAGCTGCTGTCAGGTGGGGTCAACATGCCTGTGACTCCTCTCAACGTTTACGAATACGTGAGAAAGTACGCCGAACACAGGATGCTGGTGGTTGCTGAGCAACCTCTTCAT GCGATGAGGAAGGGTCTGTTGGATGTCCTTCCTAAGAACGCCCTGGAGGACTTGACAGCTGAGGACTTCAGGCTACTGGTCAACGGCTGTGGAGAGGTCAACGTGCAGATGCTCATCAGCTTCACTTCCTTCAATGATGAATCTG GGGAAAATGCTGATAAATTGTTGCAGTTCAAACGCTGGTTTTGGTCCATCGTGGAGAAGATGAGCATGACTGAGAGGCAAGATCTG gtGTACTTCTGGACCTCCAGTCCGTCTCTGCCAGCCAGTGAGGAAGGCTTCCAGCCCATGCCCTCCATCACCATCAGGCCTCCGGACGACCAGCACCTGCCCACGGCCAACACCTGCATCTCGCGCCTCTACGTGCCACTCTACTCCTCCAAACAGATTCTAAAACAGAAACTCTTACTAGCCATTAAGACCAAGAACTTTGGTTTTGTGTAG